GCAAGGTGGAGATTAGCTTGTTTTTTCTATTTGTCAAGAAAAATATAAAGGAAGTTGAGGTGATATATCAAATAACTAGAAAATTGTTTAGCAAAAGACCTTCATGTGGCTAGTTTGGGTAAATAAATCAGATTAAAAGCGCGCTCATAACGCTTTTCTCATTATTCTCACCCCTTGCCAACATGTAACATGTTAAGTTAATTGGATGTTTTTTCTAGGGACTTGTGTAACTAATAGCTAAGTGGGGCATCAGGAACCCGGAGGCTTAGTTCCTAGTCTTTAATGAATACGGTTAAATTACTAATATAAAGCAATATTTATTGGCGTGAGTGAAAAGAATAAAAAGGTCGTGGCGTCTATGAGATCAAGAGGACTCCATTTTCTGATTATGGAACCTGACTACCCCCCAACAGAAGTTATCAAAATATTTTAACGTTTGGACGGAGTATTTCTAACTGACTTCTTCGTAATAGTCACGTTTAGGTCGCCGGGAAGAATGGTCAAAAATGCGGAAGGCGCATAGCCCGAGCTTTTGCAGCCTGAATCGGAGCGCTGTCCACAATACACCGAATCCGTAAACCACTGATCGTCTGAAATTGATTGAAGACGCCTCTTCAAAATACCTTGTCGGGCACGACATCTCTCCGACATTAAACCCAAAATAAACGGCCTGAACCAACATTTCATTATCAAACATGAAATCGTCTGAATTCTGATGTATTGGCAGGCTTTCCAGGACTCTTCGGGAAAATGCCCTGTACCCAGTGTGAAACTCGGACAATTTGGACCCTATTAGGAGGTTTTCCACAAGGGTAAGAGCGCGATTTGAAATGTACTTGTAAATGGGCATTCCTGATTTTCTGGCTTTCCCGCCCAGGATTCTGGACCCCAAGACAACATCATACTCTTCGGACACAATCATGGCAGCCATTGCCGGAACAAGTCGAGGTGAATATTGGTAATCCGGATGCAACATCACGATTACGTCGGCTTTGGACTTTAGAGCTTCTGAATAGCATGTTTTCTGGTTTCTCCCATAGCCGTAGTTTTTATCGTGGAGGAAGGAACGAATACCAATTTCGCGGGCCAGTTTGACCGTGCGGTCGCTGCTGGAATCATCCACCAGCAGTATTTCATCTACTACGTTTCGGTCCAGTTCCGACACCGTGCGCTCTAAGGTCTTCTCGGCGTTATAAGCTGGAAGCACTACAATGATTCTTTTCCCGTTGAGCATGTCTATTTGGTTAAACCTTGTCGCTTAACTTCCTCGTTCTTTCCTGAACTAGTTCGGCCACAATTGACACCGCTATTTCCTGAGGCGTTTCACCGCCAATCGGCAATCCGATTGGAGCATGAACCCGGGCCAGGTCAGACTCATTAAACCCTTCCTCAATTAAAGAATCGAAGATTAGCTTGATCTTGCGTCTTGAGCCGATCATCCCCACATATGCCGCGTCGGTTTTTAGAGCTTGCGAAAGAGCGACCTTGTCATGTGCGTGTCCCCTTGTAACGATGACAATATAACTGTCCTGATCTACAGAGAAACCCGATAAAGCTTGTTCAAATGGAGTCACTACAACTTGTTCCGCGTCAGGCAGGTTGTCCTGGTTAGCGTATTCTTCACGGTCATCGATAGCTACAACCATAAAGTCGACAAAGGAAGCCAAATGACTCACGCAGGCTCCAACATGGCCGGCGCCTAAAATGTATGCGACACTTCTTGGATAAACCCATTCAATTAACATAGGCCATTGGGCGCCAAATGGCAGGATTAACTGAGCCGGTTTGAGTAGTCGCTTCGGCGGGATTGATTTCAAGCACAGATCGAGACCTTCGGAATGCCCCAGTGTCCCACCCATTTCATCAACAAAAAGCCAGTCGATTTGATTTTCGGTAGTTTGCCCGGGCTCCAGATCAACTTTCTTGATGAGAAACGCTGGTACTCGTTTTTTAATGCTACTGTTGAGCTTCCTGTATATTTGTTCTTTGATCGTGGCTTCTGGGTGGATCAATTCGACAAGTACATCCACAGAGCCTCCGCAAATCATTTGTTCGCTATTAGCGTCCTGACCGTGAAAAGCGAAGTTCAATCGAGCGGAAACCCCAGACTCCAGGGCGCTCATGGCAAAATCGCGAACATTCGCTTCAAACAGGCCTCCCCCAATCGTGCCCACAACGTCTCCATTGTGTAGGATTAGCGCCTTTGCGCCTACCTGACGAGGGGAAGATCCTTGAACAGACAGAATGGTAGCCAAAACAAATTTCTTCTTTTCCTGAAATTGCCGTATTGCGATTTCCCATATTGAAGGCATTGCAGAAATCTACCTCTGTTCCGGTCATGACAACTTTGGGGGATCGTAGCGCAACCGTTAACCGAACTTTTATAAATAACCGCTTGAGGGGCTTTTTGTCAAGCTCAGAGAGCGATTCTACGAGTCGAGCCTGCTTGGTTGACAATAAACCTCATGGGTTACCTGATCTTCTGGAACAGAACTATCCGGTTGGAATTTGTACCCGCCTGGTTATTATTTACACCCCAAATATTAGCGGTCTTGGTGAACTCCTGGGAGTTGATAAATATCCCGACGCAGTTGAATCCAACCTCTACTCCAAGAGGACCGATCGTTTCTTCCAGTTTGACCTTGTTTTTCCTGACTTCTCCAACTTCGAAAGCTACCCAGCTACCCGGTTTGGCCACTCTATGGAGTTCTCGTAACGCTGATTCCATCTTGGACCGCCATTTGGAAAGAGCGCCGATGTTTGAGATTTTTTGGGAAACCTCTTTCTGGTCTATGTGGTTAAACCATAGCCGAAGCCAGTTATCCTGAGCATATTGGACTACATTGAGAAAAGGTGGGGAAGTCACGGTCAGATCCACAGAATTGGCTTCCAGTTCAGGGACGCAATCAGCTTCAAGACTCGTGAATTTTGCGCAGGAGCATGCTAATCTCAAATTCTGTCTGTCGTTTGACGACAGGTTCCTTAGTAAGCTCTCGGACTTTCGCATTATTATTTCTTTGACGTCTTTGTATTCCGGTTGTTGATTCAGTCGTTCATTTATTCTTACCTGACTTTCCGGAGAAACGGCCTGGTTTGGTGGCAGCGTGTAAACAGAGAAAAATCCGCGAGAGTGCCCGGTCAGCCGGTTGGTAGCCACCATGCGGATCCAGGAGTCTATTTCATCCTCTTCCCTGCGCTTGGCTCGCTCAAAAAGATAATGTCTCAACGACAGAATTTCCGACAATGTTTTTCGTTGAAAAAACATGGAAAGATCAATGTCCGATTCCAGGTCATAACTCACTTCGATCCTTGAGAGCCGTTCAGAAAGTTCAGTGCGCTCCGGTGGACAAAGCCTGGGATAGACCAGGATTCGGCTCAGAGGGTTGATGTCATTAGACGCAACTCGTCTCCCAAGTAAACCGGCCTCAATAACCGTAGTTCCTCTACCGCTAAAAGGATCGAAAACCAGACTTCCAGGGTCGGTCAAGAGACGTATAAAGAATGACGGTAGTTGTGGTTTGAAACAGGCTCTGTACGAGATTTCGTGAATAGAGCACCCTCTACGTTGTTTCGAGGTCCAGAATTCCTCAAGATAAACTGGAGCTTTAAAATTGTTGAAATTAATGGTGTACGCCGGAGGACGTCGCAATAACATCCATAATGGATCAGACGAAGATTTGTTTCGCCAGGGAGCGTTCACTGATTCCAAAGAAGTTTCCACAATGATTATAGTTTGGCCGTCCCTATCTGGTTATGCTAAATTCCAGGGCTGTCACCCAAATATAGAAAATCGGTTGTAGCCCCTAACATCAATTGGCCCAGTTTTGATTTCCAGATCATGGCGTCTGCGACGCGCCGCGACCGAAACCAAGGAATTCGAATGGAGGTCCCTATGAAAAGAGTCACGATATTTGTTTTCATCCTTGCGATGCTATTAACTTGCCACCTGCCGGAAGCTTTTCCATCAACACCTCTGATGGCCAAATTCGGCCACGTAGGTCCTCCACCTCATGGACAAACAAAGGGCGTAGACGCGTTCGCTGAATATGTCCTAAAAAAAACCAATGGAGCGATTGATATCAAAACTTTCCAGTTCGGACAACTGGGAAACGAAAATTCGCTGGCCGATCAGGTCCAATCAGGAACTCTTGAAATGGCAACGATTTCCACAGCCGTGTTGTCAAATTATGTTCCGCAGATTGCTGTGACAGATCTTCCTTTTCTCTTCCCGGACAAAAAAACGGCTTACGCTGTCTTCGACGATCCGGAAGTCATGGCTAAAATTTTTGGGTATTTACCTGCCAAGGGTTTCATAGGAATTGGATGGACCGAGAACGGAATCCGCGACATCACTAACTCGAAGAGAAACATCAGGAAGCCCGAAGATCTTAAAGGTCTGAAGATTAGAGTAATGAGCAGCCCTATATATATTGACACATTCAAAGCGCTTGGAGCCTCACCGGCGGATTTACCGTTTCCTGAAATCTATTCGGCTCTGCAAAACGGAACCATAGACGGTCAGGAAAACCCTCTTATGACATCCATTCTGATCAAGGCGATGGAAGTCAACAAATTCGCCACTCGGACCCAGCACATTATTACCGAATGCATAATTATCGTAACACCGGATTTCTGGAACAAGCTGAACGCCGAACAAAAGCAGATTTTCAAAGACGCGGCCAAACTATGTATAAAGGTCAACCGTGAAGTGAATGATCAGCTCAATGAAAAATTGCCCCAATCAGGACTTTCTGTTGATGAATACTGCAAGAAAAACGGGGTGTCATTAATCGACTTGACATCCAGCGAGCGAGAGGCTTTCAAGAAAGCATGTGAGCCGGTGTACGATAAGTACAAGAAAATTATAGGGCAGGAGTTGTACGATTTTATTCAGACCAAAGTTAAAGCTCATGGTGGGAACGAATAACAAAGAGACACACGGTTAATGAAGAGCGCTGACAACATTATAAAGGCGTGCTTGAAAGCCTTCTCCAAAACAGAAGAATGGGTCCTCGTTCTTGTTCTGCTGTCACTCGCGTTCCTGACCTCTGCCCAAGTGATCTGCAGATATGCCTTGGGGTTCAGCTTCGTCTGGATGGACGAAATATCCAGGTACTTGAGCGTGTTCATCGCTTTCCTTGGAGCCGCCATAGGAACCAAGTACGGGACTCATTTTTCCATGGATTTCGTCTATGAAAGGATATCCAGCGATCAGGTTCGGCACGTTCTGCAAATAATAGTGAATCTTGCGTGCGCCGCGGTTTTTGTTCTGGTGGCGTACTTTGGCTGGGTACAAACGCTAAAGCTTTGGCGATTCGGAGTTCTGACCGCAGTGCTAAAAATTCCCAAGTACCTTTGTTACATACCTATTCCATTTTTTTCTGTTGTCATGGTCTTCCGTTTCCTGTCTTTGACTGTAAAACACTTGCATGGTCTGATTCATGGCCGGCCTTTTCAATTGAGGGGTTGGGATTAAGTTTGATCATCAC
This window of the Desulfomonilaceae bacterium genome carries:
- a CDS encoding glycosyltransferase family 2 protein, with the translated sequence MLNGKRIIVVLPAYNAEKTLERTVSELDRNVVDEILLVDDSSSDRTVKLAREIGIRSFLHDKNYGYGRNQKTCYSEALKSKADVIVMLHPDYQYSPRLVPAMAAMIVSEEYDVVLGSRILGGKARKSGMPIYKYISNRALTLVENLLIGSKLSEFHTGYRAFSRRVLESLPIHQNSDDFMFDNEMLVQAVYFGFNVGEMSCPTRYFEEASSINFRRSVVYGFGVLWTALRFRLQKLGLCAFRIFDHSSRRPKRDYYEEVS
- a CDS encoding XdhC family aldehyde oxidoreductase maturation factor, giving the protein MPSIWEIAIRQFQEKKKFVLATILSVQGSSPRQVGAKALILHNGDVVGTIGGGLFEANVRDFAMSALESGVSARLNFAFHGQDANSEQMICGGSVDVLVELIHPEATIKEQIYRKLNSSIKKRVPAFLIKKVDLEPGQTTENQIDWLFVDEMGGTLGHSEGLDLCLKSIPPKRLLKPAQLILPFGAQWPMLIEWVYPRSVAYILGAGHVGACVSHLASFVDFMVVAIDDREEYANQDNLPDAEQVVVTPFEQALSGFSVDQDSYIVIVTRGHAHDKVALSQALKTDAAYVGMIGSRRKIKLIFDSLIEEGFNESDLARVHAPIGLPIGGETPQEIAVSIVAELVQERTRKLSDKV
- a CDS encoding DNA methyltransferase, with amino-acid sequence MNAPWRNKSSSDPLWMLLRRPPAYTINFNNFKAPVYLEEFWTSKQRRGCSIHEISYRACFKPQLPSFFIRLLTDPGSLVFDPFSGRGTTVIEAGLLGRRVASNDINPLSRILVYPRLCPPERTELSERLSRIEVSYDLESDIDLSMFFQRKTLSEILSLRHYLFERAKRREEDEIDSWIRMVATNRLTGHSRGFFSVYTLPPNQAVSPESQVRINERLNQQPEYKDVKEIIMRKSESLLRNLSSNDRQNLRLACSCAKFTSLEADCVPELEANSVDLTVTSPPFLNVVQYAQDNWLRLWFNHIDQKEVSQKISNIGALSKWRSKMESALRELHRVAKPGSWVAFEVGEVRKNKVKLEETIGPLGVEVGFNCVGIFINSQEFTKTANIWGVNNNQAGTNSNRIVLFQKIR
- a CDS encoding DctP family TRAP transporter solute-binding subunit; the encoded protein is MKRVTIFVFILAMLLTCHLPEAFPSTPLMAKFGHVGPPPHGQTKGVDAFAEYVLKKTNGAIDIKTFQFGQLGNENSLADQVQSGTLEMATISTAVLSNYVPQIAVTDLPFLFPDKKTAYAVFDDPEVMAKIFGYLPAKGFIGIGWTENGIRDITNSKRNIRKPEDLKGLKIRVMSSPIYIDTFKALGASPADLPFPEIYSALQNGTIDGQENPLMTSILIKAMEVNKFATRTQHIITECIIIVTPDFWNKLNAEQKQIFKDAAKLCIKVNREVNDQLNEKLPQSGLSVDEYCKKNGVSLIDLTSSEREAFKKACEPVYDKYKKIIGQELYDFIQTKVKAHGGNE
- a CDS encoding TRAP transporter small permease, which codes for MKSADNIIKACLKAFSKTEEWVLVLVLLSLAFLTSAQVICRYALGFSFVWMDEISRYLSVFIAFLGAAIGTKYGTHFSMDFVYERISSDQVRHVLQIIVNLACAAVFVLVAYFGWVQTLKLWRFGVLTAVLKIPKYLCYIPIPFFSVVMVFRFLSLTVKHLHGLIHGRPFQLRGWD